CGGCACTGCTCAACAATTTTGACTGCGCTCCGGCCGTTTTTTCAGGTAAACAAtgtgtggaaaatttgaatttcccgcccaaaaaaaagtggtgGCCGAGGTTTTTACAGGTtgcaaaagttcggccaccaggGAAAAATCGCCTAAAAGCATTAAAATCGATGAATATcagtaaaaatcaatatttctaactggtggccgaacttttcaCCACCtgcaaaagttcggccacctgTTAAAAATCGTctaaatcgatgaaaattagtacaaaatcgagttttcagcacgtggccgaacttttcatCAGTtggaaaagttcggccaccagtGAGAAACCGCATAAAAGtattaaaatcgataaaaatcagtgaaaaaccgaattttcagcgggtggccgaacttttcacattctgaaaaaattcggccaccagtgaaaaatcaaagcaCTAAAATCGactaaaattagtgaaaaatcgcCTCAAAGCAttaaaatcgatgaaaattattgaaaaatcgatattttaacaggtggccgaacttttcccATTCtgcaaaagttcggccaccaatgaaaaatcgccaaaatcagtaaaaatcgatgtttttaacaggtggccgaacttttcatcagctgaaaaagttcggccacctgtgaaaaatctgcaaaaaaaaaaaagaaaaatcgccgaaaatcattaaaattgatgttttagCTAATGGCCGAAGTTTTGCAAGTGatgaaaagttcggccacctgttgaaaatatcgatttttcaccgaatttatcgatttaaacgatttttcacacgtggccgaacttttcaCAAGTtgcaaaagttcggccaccagaaaaaaaaaatcaattttttatcgatttttctcaaattttctactTGCAGGACCCTTCATGAAATacctaaaaaatcgatttttcgcctGCGACTACTCGATTTCTGCACTCTCTCGTGCCATCCAATTGGCTCTTCTTCAGAAATATCTCGAGGATCCCCTCTGGCGAGAAGATGCTCACGACGCAGAGCTCCAAAAATACGACCGTGTGCTCCGTGTGTTTCTCGAAGAATTTGGTGAAAATCCGGCCGAAATCGAcgaaaaattggctgaaaatctgcGATGCCACGTGGAAATTCAGTCGGATGGCGGCGATTTTTGGACGAAAATTCGCCACGAATCGATATTTCAAGAACGAAAATCTGCGatttttgacggaaattcCACCAATTTGCACTCATTTTTGCGtcgatttttggcaaaaatcacTCCAATTGACCcaaaattctgtgaaaaattggaaaatctacgCGAAAATCTGATCTCCGCTGAGCAAAACCCAGAAAAGTCGGAAATTtcgccggaaaaatcgataacaaCGACACAAAAAATGAGCTTCCTGGAGATGCAGAAGCAGCGCCGATCGGCTATGACGGCCAAGCAGCAGAACCCACTGAGAAGTGCGAAAAGTGCGATTTTTTCGCATGTTATGGTACGAAAACTGAggaaaattggtcaaaaaacaatgaaaatcgatgaaaaaccgGCGATTTTagttggtggccgaacttttgcaAGGTGGAAAAGTTCGGCCATCTgtgaaaaatgatggaaaactgagggtttcagtgaaaaaaaacgcgaaaaatcgGCTGTTTTCAgtcggtggccgaacttttgcaAGGTGGAAAAGTTCGGCCATCTgtgaaaaatgatggaaaactgagggtttcagtgaaaaatgggaaaaatttactgttttcagtcggtggccgaactttttcaagaacaaaaagttaggccaccagtggaaagtgatgaaaaattgaaattttcaatgagaaaacgcgaaaaattgGCTATTTTTGTAGATGGCCGAACTTTTGCAAGGTGGAAAAGTTCGGCCATCAgtgaaaaatgatggaaaactgagggtttcagtgaaaaaaacgcgaaaaatcgGCTGTTTTCAgtcggtggccgaacttttgcaAGGTGGAAAAGTTCGGCCATCTGTGAAAAAGTTTCTAGGtcatggcctaacttttcctCTTCCTGTAAATGTTCGGTCATCAAAAGACACGTGAAACCCAGTAATTTTAgagttggtggcctaactttctcaagtttccaaaattcggccaccgatgaaaaatcggtaaaacCCAGTTTATCAgatggtggccgaacttttgctAGCAAGAAAACCTAGGCCACTTTGTAAAGAAGCATTCGAGTGGTAGCCGAACCTTtcgaaaagttaggccacatGTGGAAATTCTAAACATTTGCTTTTGCAGCTAGGCCACCAGCGAATCCAactggtggccgaacttttcaagtttgcaaaagttcggccatcaatgaaaattcattaaacactgaaattttcaccaattttcaagaaaaaacaagcaatttcccaggtggcctaacttttcaagttcgcaaaagttcggccaccttggaaaatcaacgaaaatcgatgaaaaacagtaattttatccggtggccgaacttttcccAGGAtgaaaaagttcggccaccctTCAAAAATAGGTTTTAAAACCTTTTTACAGAATCTCTTCGAGACCACCCTTCAACCGTACCCCTCCACGTGGCGTAACGTCATCGGCGCCAATTTCTGGATCGATGACGTCACGAAGACGTCACTGGACGCGTCCGACGAGTACGATATCGAAAATGCGATGCTCAAcgcgaaaaaattcgaaaaaatgccaatttccGTCGCGTGGAGGTGCCTGCTGACGCATCGCAACTTCAAATCCGTACCGATGGCCgagtgggcggagctttttctcagaaatgtACGGTTTTTGATGTCTGCCTAcgcgcctgcctgcctacctgcctacttaCTTGCCTGCCTGCTTATTTGCCCACAAACCTagttgcctgcctacctacctacctaatTTCCTGCCTACAAGCCTGCCCACCTCTTCAATCACCTACGTATCTACCTACCTATTGGCCTGCCTACCTATCTACTTCCTGCCCTACTGCCTACCAATTCACCCGCCTACCTGGCTAGttacatgcctacctacctatatACCTACCTGCCTTTTTACCTACTGACCTATTTGagtgcctacctgcctatcGGCCCTTTATTTCTGCGTGCTTATTTCCCTGCTTGTCTACAGACCTACAAGCCTGCCCACCTGCCTGCCCAATTGCCTatttgcctgcctacctacctacctacttaTCTGCCTCACTAACCGCTTATCTACCTACTTGCTTACTAGCCTACCTTCCTGATCTCCTGCCCTACTGCCTACCAATTCACCTGACTGCCTGCCTAGTTACATTATCTACCTACCTGCTTCACTACccgcctacctgcctgcctacctgcctacctacccaGGCAGACACACCTAAAAACCATCTAAAAACCTCCAAACTTGCAGGTACAACAAATGAGCCGAAAATCAGCGAAAGGCGCGTTTTTCGCCGCCGCCGGCCAACTCGAGCACATTGGGCTCATTCGTGGAGCCGTCGACAAAAAGTCGACAAATGTTCACGTTCTGTACCATCCGATTTCGTTTATTCCCGatatttgaactatttttatttttttgcgaagattttcgaatgaattttgtgtattgattatttttgggtttttttttgtgaagctGAAATTCGACGTAAGAGCCAAAAATTGGAGCGCGCCCGACACGTTCGGGTTTCCGCAGTTATTTGAAACACGaaattctggcttccctcataaattgaaatggaagagtaaaaaaagaaaaaaaaaacagactgACTCAATGATATGGTATTCATGTTTTGTCTCAATTTTGTAGAAACTCGACCAGCTCCAGAGAAAACTCGCTCGCTTTCTGCGGAAGAGGCTGGAGCCGTCAAATATCGATTCGCAATTTGTGACAATATCGGGAATTTTGCTCGGATCTGATTATCATGCCAGAACAAACTAGGGTCATGTGTGTCCTATCATTGCCAGAATCAAAAAGTAGTTCCACCTCCGCTGACGCCAAAACACGAACATCAACTGGGGTTTTCTCTTCGACTAATCTGTCTTTCGAGCtatcgaaaacaaaaattgtttgttttcagCTGGGTTTTGCTTGTTCGCTCTGTTGATaatatgaaaacaaaataggCGCGCACTTcaaatatggtttttttgacgattttgtCCTTTGTTTATaactagggcttccatgtgaGAGCGGTGCGGCGACGGCGCCTCACGCCAGCCTCACGCCGGCCGGCCTTCGCCGTCGCCGGTCGCCGCGCTGTGCATATTGGCGTGAGCTCCGGTGTATGCGTAGGGAGGATTTACGGCTGCATACCGTAGTTTTGCAATTCTATTTTGCGCAACGTGATTCAAAAAGTGGTTATTAGGAAGCGGTCGACACATTctgggttccgcgccgcactgtACATGCGGATACGTTGCGGCGTTTGTGGCGGCGTGAGGCTGTTTGAGGCGCCTCATCGGCCGGCGAAGGCGCCGCAGCGGCGCCGAGATGGAATCCCTATTTATAacataaaataatattttactttGTTCGTTTGtatttcgaatttcgaaaattttcgaacacgaaaaaccgaaatatttcgaaattttcccaAGTTTCTTCCTCACTCTTATTTTCCGGCCAATGACGTTTGCTATCTTATCAATTCACTCTTTTCCAGTCCCGCCCTTCATTCACACaggttttaattttagttCAGCATGATTGCAATTGTTTTTgactctttttcaaaattgcaggCGCCTACACGCCACTTTCAGTACTAAATCAAGCAAAATAATCCCCTCTCCCTCACTCTTATTTTCCGTCCAGGACGTTTGCTATCTTATCAATTCACTCTTTTCCAGTCCCGCCCCTTTAAGACGGCGTATAAAAAGAGTCAAGGAAGCATTACAGACATAACCCAGTTTCTTCAAGCTACTCATTCCAATTGCTCCCAGTTCCTCATGAGTGATAACGACGACAACGTGTACGACCCCGACGAGGTGGAGGAGGTGGATGAGAAGGATCGGTACGACCCCAACGATTTGGAGGAGATGGAGTATGTGAAGGGGCTGGAGGAGAAGGATCGGTTCTACTTTGACAAAGACATGTACAATAGTGGCGATTTAGACGATTTAGAAGAATACCCCGACTACTCCAATTAGAGAAGTGGAGCaacacaaataatttttcttttgcaatcAAGCTGaactaaaattaaaacctgtgtgaataaaatttgttGTATTTCATTCTAATTGTCTTTGTAAATCGGCAGACTCAttaagaaaaatcaaactatTTTGCAAATACAATCAATTCTCATCTTATCGAACTATTTCGGAATTGGCTGGTGATTTATGtatattgattattttcaaataggtttgcattttgttttcttccgAGTAAAATTGCGATAAAAAGGtgagaaaatagagaaacgTCTAGAAGGGTGTGGAAGTTTCGGGGTTCAGGTTCTgcaaaattcagcaaaaaatgtgacaatattgtcatattttttgctcattttctggaattttgaaaaatgagcaaaacaTGTGGCAATATTGCATAAAATGTGACAATattgtcacattttttgtcaaaattggcctaaaatccgcaatttaatatttattttttttttcaaaataactattttaaataattgacaaacggtgaaaaatttggaaattttttaaaaattttttaacagttatattcggttatttgggtatattttctgttaatttgaagaaaaaaaatatttttgactctactccaccttcaattCCCcacattttatatttattagCTATTTTATCAATTCTGCTGTTGATTATTTGGAAATGTTATAGGCCCGAAAAATTAAGGAGTAACTAGGCGTTTGCGATTTAACATTACAAGTTTCCAATTCACCATTTTCTTATAGCACGTCTcgtttttgatatatttataGGTTTTCCTGAAGAAATAgccaaaaatatgaataaactctctatttaaataataataatggcctaaaaatatacaaaacgGTGTCGAGTCGAGTCGATAATCACAATTAGacaaagaaattttaataattaactgaaaaaaaaacaaattcgcGAGTGtagatgagaaaaatcaataaagctCGATGGATATAGAACTTCACAGATGAatgaggattttttttggggtaCAGAGTGATCTCAGGGCCGCCTATCtgtaaaaatatcgatttttgatgaaaaaatggcgaaaaatcgatcacggaaaacaaaatcaataattcttcAAAGTTATCGAcgatttttgctgattttatcgattt
The nucleotide sequence above comes from Caenorhabditis elegans chromosome III. Encoded proteins:
- the Y119D3B.21 gene encoding Protein KRI1 homolog (Confirmed by transcript evidence); the protein is MSDNDDNVYDPDEVEEVDEKDRYDPNDLEEMEYVKGLEEKDRFYFDKDMYNSGDLDDLEEYPDYSN
- the orc-3 gene encoding ORC_WH_C domain-containing protein (Confirmed by transcript evidence); protein product: MTPGITFHRGNKKLKLGKAEINEAIEFPEDFEFCSMEQERRFFKNFVDDVTRFDEKMAHTTASIYDTATNEIATWILKKPGKSSKTKGISVFSPNEPIGTLKCALVQCNFTDISRLIGDFRQKLLEKSTENLEVRDHLVTENDAIHEIIDRILEKNTSSTTCHVIIIRQFESLRPNFFASLVSLLFSNSTCRRLIPRIKLMTCVSTSPAFFTQNCGLETANLMDLTHFRFTKLDDIFSKIIATGCHAHFLPPRPPPKNIEEDDPALLNNFDCAPAVFSGPFMKYLKNRFFACDYSISALSRAIQLALLQKYLEDPLWREDAHDAELQKYDRVLRVFLEEFGENPAEIDEKLAENLRCHVEIQSDGGDFWTKIRHESIFQERKSAIFDGNSTNLHSFLRRFLAKITPIDPKFCEKLENLRENLISAEQNPEKSEISPEKSITTTQKMSFLEMQKQRRSAMTAKQQNPLRSAKSAIFSHVMNLFETTLQPYPSTWRNVIGANFWIDDVTKTSLDASDEYDIENAMLNAKKFEKMPISVAWRCLLTHRNFKSVPMAEWAELFLRNVQQMSRKSAKGAFFAAAGQLEHIGLIRGAVDKKSTNVHVLYHPISFIPDI